The proteins below come from a single Chryseobacterium bernardetii genomic window:
- the ribA gene encoding GTP cyclohydrolase II, with product MIKIQAEANVPTEHGNFRMIAFSENENDWMPHMAIIADNTDFSKPVNVRFHSECITGEVFHSKKCECGQQLDAAMKYIHENGGIIIYLRQEGRNIGIINKLKAYSLQEKGLDTVQANLELGLPADDRNFGVAIEILNLLDVKDVNLLTNNPEKVKYVQDSNVHLNSRIPLQIPANEISKGYLQTKKDFFGHLLDDNDK from the coding sequence ATGATTAAAATTCAGGCGGAAGCCAATGTTCCTACAGAGCACGGCAATTTCCGAATGATTGCTTTCTCCGAAAATGAAAACGACTGGATGCCTCATATGGCCATCATCGCAGACAATACAGATTTTTCAAAACCTGTTAATGTACGTTTCCATTCAGAATGTATTACCGGAGAAGTTTTCCATTCAAAAAAATGTGAATGTGGCCAGCAATTGGATGCTGCCATGAAATACATCCATGAAAACGGAGGTATTATTATTTACCTTCGTCAGGAAGGCCGTAATATTGGTATCATTAATAAATTAAAAGCATATTCATTACAGGAAAAAGGACTTGACACCGTACAGGCCAATCTTGAACTTGGACTTCCTGCAGATGACAGAAACTTTGGAGTAGCCATTGAAATTCTTAACCTGCTGGATGTAAAAGATGTCAACCTTCTTACCAATAATCCTGAAAAGGTAAAATATGTGCAAGATAGCAATGTTCATCTCAACTCAAGGATACCATTACAAATTCCGGCCAACGAGATTAGTAAAGGCTATCTACAGACCAAAAAAGATTTCTTTGGCCATCTTCTCGATGACAATGATAAATAA
- a CDS encoding sugar phosphate nucleotidyltransferase has translation MKIIVPMAGRGSRLRPHTLTVPKPLIPIAGKPIVQRLVEDIAKVAGEEIEEVAFIIGDFGPEIEKSLIQIAEKLGAKGSIYYQNDPLGTAHAIKCAEQSMTGDVVIAFADTLFRADFQLDKNSDGVIWVKSVEDPSAFGVVKLDNYGFITDFVEKPKTFVSDLAIIGIYYFNNAEKLMEEINYIMDNDIKNGGEYQLTTALENLRSKGAKFTLGKVNDWMDCGNKNATVETNSKILAYEKTEMANFPASAVIENSLIIPPCFIGENVKISNSKIGPGVSLGNNTIIVNSNIENSLIQENTRINHGNLSNSMIGNSAQYFGVAREISLGDYSVLDFLSK, from the coding sequence ATGAAAATTATTGTTCCAATGGCTGGACGTGGTTCCAGATTACGTCCACATACATTAACAGTTCCAAAACCACTTATCCCTATCGCAGGAAAACCTATTGTACAGAGATTAGTGGAAGATATTGCTAAAGTTGCAGGAGAAGAAATTGAAGAGGTAGCATTTATTATCGGAGATTTTGGCCCTGAGATTGAAAAATCTTTAATCCAGATTGCTGAAAAACTGGGAGCAAAGGGAAGTATATATTATCAGAATGATCCTCTTGGAACTGCTCATGCCATCAAATGTGCTGAACAATCAATGACAGGAGATGTGGTTATCGCTTTTGCTGACACTCTTTTCCGGGCAGACTTCCAATTGGATAAAAACTCAGATGGAGTAATCTGGGTAAAAAGCGTAGAAGATCCATCTGCATTCGGGGTTGTAAAACTTGATAACTACGGATTCATTACTGATTTCGTTGAAAAGCCTAAAACTTTCGTATCAGACCTTGCCATTATTGGTATTTATTACTTCAACAATGCGGAAAAACTGATGGAAGAGATCAATTATATCATGGACAATGATATTAAAAATGGCGGAGAATACCAATTAACTACGGCATTAGAAAACTTAAGATCAAAAGGTGCTAAATTCACATTAGGAAAAGTAAATGACTGGATGGACTGCGGAAATAAAAATGCTACAGTGGAAACCAACAGCAAGATCCTTGCATACGAAAAGACTGAAATGGCCAATTTTCCTGCTTCTGCTGTGATTGAAAATTCACTAATCATCCCGCCATGCTTCATCGGAGAAAATGTAAAAATCTCTAATTCTAAAATAGGACCTGGAGTTTCTTTAGGAAATAATACCATTATTGTAAATTCTAATATTGAAAACTCTCTGATCCAGGAAAACACAAGAATCAACCACGGAAACCTTTCCAATTCTATGATTGGTAATTCTGCCCAATACTTTGGTGTGGCAAGAGAAATTTCTCTGGGAGATTATTCCGTTTTAGATTTCCTTTCCAAATAA
- a CDS encoding DUF4254 domain-containing protein, with translation MKFTETAWKVFNQSIEDYHVSDDVNTLINNPFEKDSLERILYAKNWIDTVQWHLEDIIRDENIDPAEALQLKRTIDASNQKRTDLVEYIDSWFLNKFENITPKPEAKINTETPAWAVDRLSILALKVYHMSLEANRESASEEHRNNCQAKLDVLLTQKEDLSTSIDQLLADIENGNVKMKVYKQMKMYNDESLNPILYQKGQQK, from the coding sequence ATGAAATTTACTGAGACTGCATGGAAAGTCTTCAATCAATCTATTGAAGACTATCACGTGTCTGATGACGTTAACACTCTAATTAATAACCCGTTCGAAAAAGATAGTTTGGAACGGATTTTGTATGCAAAGAACTGGATTGATACCGTTCAATGGCATCTGGAAGATATTATTAGAGATGAGAATATTGATCCGGCTGAAGCTCTTCAACTCAAGAGAACAATAGACGCCTCCAATCAGAAAAGAACTGATCTGGTAGAATATATTGACAGCTGGTTCCTTAATAAGTTTGAAAATATAACTCCTAAACCTGAAGCAAAGATAAATACGGAAACTCCCGCCTGGGCAGTAGACAGATTATCAATTCTTGCCTTAAAGGTTTATCATATGTCATTAGAAGCCAATAGAGAATCCGCTTCTGAAGAACACAGGAACAATTGCCAGGCTAAACTGGATGTTCTGCTTACTCAGAAAGAAGACCTATCTACTTCTATAGATCAGTTGCTTGCTGATATTGAAAACGGTAACGTTAAGATGAAGGTATACAAACAAATGAAAATGTATAACGATGAAAGTCTTAACCCAATCCTTTATCAAAAAGGGCAACAAAAATGA
- a CDS encoding DUF4292 domain-containing protein gives MKNWIPLLLLLLALSSCKTRNAVKNETGNTKDSIKTAEDSNNPKDVNQPVRDKLTFYEHVLIPPKFEQIKIDSKVRVETGSFIPTLDATIYIENDKKVWMNLRALFLNVARGIATPEGIKGQDKTSKTYIDSDFDYLNNLLNVNFIDYKALEKILLGRTFVKINDSQFTLTQNAQGYKMISNVNQKIVTDEKNREYKIALQYDTNYDLLSVNLKDVLSPDELEISYSDWNEYNGIRLPQNVKIIIKGSKSSQILLENTKFDFSRMETPYSVPSSYKKIEIK, from the coding sequence ATGAAAAATTGGATCCCACTTCTTTTATTACTTCTTGCCTTATCATCCTGCAAAACCCGTAATGCCGTAAAGAATGAAACAGGCAATACTAAAGACAGCATCAAAACTGCAGAAGACAGTAATAACCCAAAAGATGTAAACCAGCCGGTAAGAGATAAACTTACCTTTTACGAACATGTATTGATCCCACCAAAGTTTGAGCAGATCAAAATTGACAGTAAAGTACGGGTAGAAACAGGAAGCTTTATTCCCACATTGGATGCCACCATTTACATTGAAAATGATAAAAAGGTCTGGATGAACCTGAGAGCTCTTTTCCTGAATGTGGCAAGAGGAATTGCTACTCCGGAAGGAATAAAAGGACAGGACAAAACCAGCAAGACTTATATTGATTCTGATTTCGATTATCTCAACAACCTACTGAATGTTAATTTCATTGATTACAAAGCACTTGAAAAAATCCTGTTGGGAAGAACTTTTGTAAAGATTAATGATTCCCAGTTTACACTTACTCAAAATGCACAGGGTTATAAAATGATTTCTAATGTAAACCAGAAAATTGTGACCGATGAAAAAAACAGGGAGTATAAAATTGCGCTGCAATACGACACCAATTATGATTTATTGAGTGTCAACCTAAAGGATGTCTTATCTCCGGATGAACTCGAAATATCCTATAGTGACTGGAATGAATACAACGGAATCCGCCTTCCTCAAAATGTTAAAATAATTATAAAAGGCTCAAAATCTAGTCAGATTTTACTGGAAAACACGAAATTTGACTTTTCGAGGATGGAAACACCTTATTCTGTACCATCCAGTTATAAGAAAATTGAGATTAAATGA
- a CDS encoding oligosaccharide flippase family protein produces MYKKLLGQTIIYGVGAIAPRIILFILNPLLIYKIPNEGFAIFTQLYAWISFVNIILSFGFETAYFRFSAEDDNEKKTFNTSFWFLFSTSTLFLALCYFFNQPIADYLGYHNNPQYIKWFALIAFFDNLLVIPFAWLRFHNKPIKYSAVRVFQAIFQAVFTAALFFWIPESVSKSFGLNQNVDYPFFSNLAGSALGVLLLLPIILKVRFQFITSLFRRMITYSFPLMLAGLAFMVNENFDKSIQRSHISDEEAGAYGGCYKLAVLMTLFVTAYRMGIEPFFFKQMDKGDAKKTYAKVAEYFAFFACAVALGIIANISWLKNVFIPNKSYWIAIDIIPIIVIANLCFGIYYNFSTWYKVTDRTSVGTVISWIGAGINIALNYLALYYYHSMIGSAWATFGAYVIMMIISYALGQKYYPIPYRMKKMSFFLVLLGVFSFIIVKYFNYNIITSNLLFLVFLGTLIYSEKNMILSRIRKN; encoded by the coding sequence TTGTATAAGAAATTATTAGGGCAAACAATTATTTACGGAGTGGGGGCCATTGCGCCAAGAATTATTTTATTCATCCTTAATCCACTTTTGATCTATAAAATTCCCAATGAAGGTTTTGCGATTTTCACACAGCTTTATGCATGGATTTCATTTGTTAACATTATCCTTTCATTCGGTTTTGAAACAGCCTATTTCCGATTCTCCGCAGAAGATGACAACGAGAAAAAAACCTTCAATACTTCATTCTGGTTTTTATTCTCCACCTCTACCCTCTTCCTTGCATTGTGCTATTTTTTCAATCAGCCTATTGCAGATTATCTAGGGTATCACAACAACCCTCAATATATTAAATGGTTTGCCTTAATTGCATTCTTTGATAATTTACTGGTTATTCCATTTGCGTGGCTCCGTTTTCATAACAAACCTATCAAATATTCGGCAGTAAGAGTTTTTCAGGCTATATTTCAGGCTGTTTTTACCGCTGCACTGTTTTTCTGGATCCCGGAAAGTGTATCGAAAAGCTTTGGATTAAATCAAAATGTAGACTATCCATTCTTCAGTAATCTCGCGGGAAGCGCGTTAGGGGTTTTATTATTACTCCCTATTATATTGAAAGTAAGATTTCAATTCATCACTTCCCTATTTAGACGTATGATTACATACTCATTCCCACTGATGCTGGCAGGCCTTGCATTTATGGTAAACGAAAATTTTGATAAGTCCATTCAAAGAAGCCATATTTCAGACGAGGAAGCAGGAGCTTATGGCGGCTGTTATAAATTGGCAGTTCTGATGACGTTATTTGTTACAGCCTACCGAATGGGAATTGAACCCTTCTTTTTTAAGCAAATGGATAAAGGAGATGCTAAGAAAACCTATGCTAAGGTAGCGGAATACTTTGCTTTTTTTGCATGCGCAGTAGCATTGGGTATTATTGCCAATATATCCTGGCTGAAAAATGTTTTCATTCCCAATAAATCGTATTGGATTGCGATAGATATTATTCCAATCATTGTTATAGCCAATCTTTGTTTTGGTATATATTATAATTTTTCCACCTGGTATAAAGTAACCGACAGAACCAGCGTAGGAACTGTAATCTCATGGATAGGGGCAGGTATTAATATTGCTTTAAATTACCTGGCATTATATTATTATCACAGTATGATCGGTTCTGCCTGGGCAACCTTTGGAGCCTATGTCATTATGATGATTATTTCATACGCATTAGGCCAGAAATACTACCCCATACCTTATAGAATGAAGAAAATGTCATTCTTCTTAGTATTGTTGGGAGTATTCAGTTTTATTATTGTAAAATATTTCAATTACAATATTATAACCAGTAATTTATTATTCTTAGTCTTCCTGGGAACTTTGATCTATTCTGAGAAAAATATGATTTTGTCAAGAATCAGAAAGAATTAA
- a CDS encoding dihydroorotase: MKTLIKNVNIVNEGKIFESDILIENDIISKIASAISEDADQIIDGAGKYLLPGVIDDQVHFREPGLTHKGDIETESRSAIAGGVTSFIDQPNTVPNAVTQELLADKYEIASQKAYANYGFMMGGTNDNLEEVLKTNPRNVPGIKLFLGSSTGNMLVDNPETLENIFSNTKMLIAVHCEDEATIRANTQKYMDEYGEDIPVKFHHLIRSEEACYKSSSKAIELAQKTGARLHVFHLSTAKEMELFRNDIPLKDKKITAEVCVHHLTFTNVDYDTKGGLIKWNPAVKTQKDKDALWEALLDDRIDVIATDHAPHTAEEKNNVYTKCPSGAPLVQHSLVVMLENYKDGKISLEKIVEKMSHNPAILFRVEKRGFVKEGYKADLVLVDLNADWTVSKDNLLYKCGWSPLEGINFHSKVTHTFVNGHLAYDNGKITEEKFGERLLFEVKG; the protein is encoded by the coding sequence ATGAAGACCCTAATCAAAAATGTAAACATCGTCAACGAAGGAAAAATCTTTGAAAGCGATATCTTAATAGAAAATGATATCATTTCTAAAATAGCTTCTGCTATTTCTGAAGATGCAGATCAGATTATTGATGGTGCAGGAAAATATCTTTTACCTGGAGTAATTGATGATCAGGTGCATTTCCGCGAGCCGGGCCTTACGCATAAAGGAGATATTGAAACTGAATCACGATCAGCCATTGCCGGTGGAGTAACCAGCTTTATCGATCAGCCCAATACTGTTCCGAATGCTGTTACCCAGGAGTTACTGGCTGATAAATATGAAATAGCTTCTCAGAAAGCATATGCCAACTACGGTTTTATGATGGGAGGAACTAATGATAACCTTGAAGAGGTTTTGAAAACAAATCCAAGAAATGTTCCTGGTATTAAGTTATTCCTTGGGTCGTCTACAGGAAATATGCTGGTAGATAATCCGGAGACACTGGAAAATATTTTCAGCAATACAAAAATGCTGATTGCTGTTCACTGTGAAGATGAAGCTACCATCAGAGCCAATACCCAAAAGTATATGGATGAATATGGAGAAGATATCCCGGTGAAATTTCATCACTTGATAAGAAGTGAGGAAGCTTGCTATAAATCTTCTTCAAAAGCGATTGAGCTGGCACAGAAAACAGGGGCCAGACTTCATGTGTTTCACCTTTCTACTGCTAAAGAAATGGAATTATTCAGGAATGATATTCCATTAAAAGATAAAAAGATCACTGCGGAAGTATGTGTTCACCACCTTACTTTTACCAATGTGGATTATGATACCAAAGGCGGATTAATTAAATGGAATCCTGCTGTGAAAACACAAAAGGATAAAGATGCGCTCTGGGAAGCATTGTTAGATGACAGAATTGATGTTATTGCAACAGATCACGCACCTCATACCGCAGAAGAAAAAAATAATGTGTATACAAAATGCCCTTCAGGGGCACCGTTGGTTCAGCATTCACTGGTTGTGATGCTGGAAAATTATAAAGACGGCAAGATTTCCCTTGAAAAAATTGTTGAAAAAATGAGTCATAATCCTGCAATTCTTTTCAGAGTGGAAAAGAGAGGGTTTGTAAAAGAAGGATATAAAGCAGATCTTGTTTTGGTAGATTTAAATGCAGACTGGACAGTATCTAAAGACAATTTATTATACAAATGTGGCTGGAGCCCATTGGAAGGAATTAACTTCCATTCTAAAGTTACCCACACTTTTGTAAATGGGCACCTTGCTTATGACAATGGAAAAATTACTGAAGAGAAATTTGGAGAAAGATTGCTTTTTGAAGTGAAAGGGTAA
- a CDS encoding Sec-independent protein translocase subunit TatA/TatB: protein MNTLTILAISWQHILIVAIVLVLLFGGKKIPELMRGVGSGIKEFKDAVKEEDKPGSENKSSSANNNSSSN, encoded by the coding sequence ATGAATACACTAACAATACTTGCCATATCTTGGCAGCATATCCTTATCGTAGCGATCGTTTTAGTATTGCTTTTTGGAGGAAAGAAAATTCCGGAACTCATGAGAGGTGTTGGTTCAGGAATCAAAGAATTTAAAGATGCGGTAAAAGAAGAAGACAAACCAGGGTCTGAAAACAAATCGTCTTCAGCAAACAATAATTCTTCAAGCAACTAA
- a CDS encoding murein hydrolase activator EnvC family protein, protein MIKKFSFLIGVLMFGLHQGQQKKEQLQKQNAELKKQIAQINTDLAKTRSESKLSIAYLTSVNQKLVLREKVYNNTQKEKRFIEDDIYLKQLEINRQNKELAVLRKNYAEVLVNAYKNKGVQNKVTFILSSKNLGEAIRRVQYLKQYSDYQDKKAAEITDAANQIKKTIAQRQNSVKEKENLLVNQQKDLATINAERAQKEQLVAEFKKNESKLTAELKQKQVQSKALEGQIRAIIAEEIRIAKAEEEARRKAEAEKIRLAKLAAEREKARIEAEAKARAEALERERRIAEAEAKKAAELAARRAEEERKRNEEAARAEASARDEARKLAAKKASDEAAVKAKEAADKLAAARAAELALAKRKEEDKKAAESKAMTNYGVTTSAGSSFAESRGRLGYPADRAGQITHRFGRQPHPVFKNITEENNGIKISVPSGTRAKSVYPGSVSSVLANNDGTKTVIIKHGSYFTIYSNLGGVSVSKGQQVSAGTPVGTVAQDFDGAYTLDFQVWNGSTPVDPLGWISY, encoded by the coding sequence ATGATTAAAAAATTTAGCTTTTTAATAGGTGTTCTTATGTTCGGACTGCACCAGGGACAGCAGAAGAAAGAACAACTGCAGAAGCAGAATGCCGAACTTAAAAAACAAATTGCACAAATAAATACAGATTTAGCTAAAACAAGAAGCGAATCTAAACTTTCCATAGCGTACCTTACCAGCGTTAATCAAAAGTTAGTACTAAGAGAAAAGGTCTACAATAATACTCAAAAAGAAAAGAGGTTTATTGAAGATGATATCTATCTGAAACAACTTGAAATTAACCGCCAGAATAAGGAATTGGCAGTTCTGAGAAAGAACTATGCTGAAGTCTTGGTGAATGCTTATAAAAATAAAGGGGTACAGAATAAGGTAACCTTTATCCTTTCATCTAAAAACCTGGGAGAAGCCATCCGAAGAGTACAATACCTTAAGCAATATTCGGATTACCAGGATAAAAAAGCAGCTGAAATTACCGATGCTGCCAATCAGATCAAAAAAACTATTGCACAGCGACAAAACTCTGTAAAAGAAAAAGAAAACCTTCTGGTAAACCAACAGAAGGACTTAGCTACTATTAATGCAGAAAGAGCCCAAAAAGAGCAGTTGGTAGCTGAATTTAAAAAGAATGAATCAAAACTTACTGCTGAACTGAAACAGAAACAGGTTCAATCTAAAGCGCTTGAAGGACAGATCCGAGCCATCATTGCTGAAGAGATCAGAATTGCAAAAGCAGAAGAAGAAGCCAGAAGAAAAGCAGAAGCAGAAAAAATACGTTTAGCAAAACTTGCTGCAGAAAGAGAAAAAGCAAGAATTGAAGCTGAAGCTAAAGCAAGAGCTGAAGCTTTGGAAAGAGAAAGAAGAATAGCTGAAGCTGAAGCCAAAAAAGCAGCTGAGCTGGCAGCAAGAAGAGCAGAAGAAGAAAGAAAGCGAAATGAAGAGGCAGCAAGAGCAGAAGCCAGTGCCAGAGATGAAGCAAGAAAACTGGCAGCTAAAAAAGCATCAGACGAAGCAGCGGTTAAGGCAAAAGAAGCAGCTGATAAACTGGCAGCAGCAAGAGCAGCTGAATTAGCCCTGGCCAAGAGAAAAGAAGAAGACAAAAAAGCGGCAGAATCAAAAGCAATGACAAACTATGGAGTTACTACCTCCGCAGGAAGCAGTTTTGCTGAAAGCAGGGGAAGACTAGGATATCCTGCAGACAGAGCCGGCCAGATTACTCACCGTTTCGGAAGACAGCCACACCCGGTTTTCAAAAATATTACAGAAGAAAATAACGGTATTAAGATTTCCGTACCATCAGGCACCCGTGCAAAATCGGTATATCCGGGATCTGTATCTTCAGTGCTTGCAAACAATGACGGAACAAAAACCGTTATCATTAAACATGGAAGTTACTTTACCATTTATTCCAACTTAGGAGGAGTAAGTGTTTCCAAAGGACAACAGGTTTCTGCAGGAACACCGGTAGGAACTGTAGCTCAGGATTTTGATGGTGCCTATACCCTTGATTTCCAAGTATGGAACGGAAGTACACCAGTTGATCCACTAGGTTGGATTTCATATTAA